The DNA segment TAATCATCACGTGTTTATTGAAACCTTGAGCTCTTAATTATTGCATTGGATTTTGAAAGCTACTTTATTTCTGGAGCGAAAGggtgaaaaaaacattttttttgagaaaaaaaaaataatttgttgcAGTGTAGTATATACTGCCACCAAGTTAAAATCCAGCTATTCTGTTTCATTTCATTATTTCCCTATAATGTAACAAGAGCAATTCCATCTTTAGTAggataaaaaattcaaaaacaataaaattatatattgatggGGTCCTCAAAATCTTGAGATATGCATACAACAATTTCTCAAATGAGAAACAATTGCATATGTATCTCAGAATTTAAGAACTCCATCagtatttagtttaatatatgtAAGTGTAATATAAATGGAAAATGAATCTTATATAATGATATGTGTACTATAAGAATAATATTAAAAAggtataatatatgtaatactTTCATTGGAAGTAATATTCTAATTTAGTTGATTGTTTGTAATTATAGTGAAATACTCTTTCTGTTTCTAAATAATACATGTTTTAGCATTTTTTTTACTTAGTTTCTAAAAGATCAGTGTTCTAGATTTTCTatgtattttaataatgaattgtaaactttaaaaaatgttaattgACAATTTTGGATTTATGGAATTGCcattggtttaaatttgtggaaattgttataattttgaaaattaatgcattgatagttaaatattaattttttgttaatatttgtgaaaaatctaaaacatgcaTTTTTTAGAAACATACAGAGtattatttataacaaaatattagtaCTCATTAATAATAATACTGCAAATTCGaatatagttatataattaGAATGAATTGAATGTTTCACTCATTATGACATTATGATATCTACAACACTAGGTTTTTAATGATCTACTTACACCTATTTTCAAAACCATGTCCTAAAATAATTCATAATAGACAAATTTACTTCATAATCAATTATGCGCCGAACTGGGTTTAAAATGTTTGTAAATTCTGATTCAATTCATTATTCAttttgatttgaacaaaaaaaatccgtATATCCGTAATTTTACGAAGCAAAAAAAATACTACTATGTAAGATCCgcaagaaacaaagcaaaacGCAAATACTAATAACTTTAGGAATGGATATTCGATCCAATTCGTTATATgcgtatatatatgtatatattaagaattatatattacatataaatattatattaaaataattttatttattaaatttattgtattagctattaaaatttaaaattaattaaattttatttttgtaaaaaatattattattaatattattaatatttatactattttagatttttttttattttttttttattttatttgtacgGATGGAATCGGATATccaattaaaaatctaaaaaaaaattggatatctGGAACACAAAATATTCATGTGTATATGGATCGAATCAAATCAGATAATTAATTATTCAAACGACATGAAACAAATTATGAATACCTCCATCTTTGATCCATGACACCTCTGGTTATGGGTCATTGTACAAAAGATGATAAATAATAAATGCTCCAAATGGAGCCACGTCTCCACTtacatatattgtatatttatctgtttttttttttggataaaaaagAATACATTGTGATTATTGGAacttatacttatatatataattagttgTGTGTGTGTGCTTGTCGTAAGAGATCGATCATTATGGGATCAATGGCTCAGAAGTCAGTTTTGATGTTATGCGGAGAGTTCATGGAAGCATATGAGACCATAGTACCTCTCTACTTCCTCCAAGCGTTTGGTGTTAGCGTCCACTGCGTTTCTCCTGGTCGCAAAACTGGCGACAAGTGCGTCATGGCGGCTCACGATCTCCTCGGCCTTGAGGCATGTTTCTGTTATAatctttcactttttttttgaatattctgTTATaatctttcactttctcttcaATTAGTAATCAAAGTTACATTTATTGTATCATTAAAGGTATAGGTTAAATAAAACAAGGTAGAGGTTAAATGATTAAATGTACTGGTATTTCACaggttatataattatttttcgtATTTTCGTTAATTGTACTCTTACCCATTAATACAGTAAATacattgtttttataattaaatgttCATGTAACTGCGATAGTGTAGGGTGATCCTACTCTAAATGTGCATGCAATCTTGTAACTCacatcatttatttttcatttcaattgATGTCTTAgaatttaaatgtatttttgtttcAGATTAAATGATGTTTCTAAATTTCTAAGCGAAAATACAATATTATGCTATTTGTGGCCGTTAATATCatgaaatatgatttttaattggtcaagttaaatataaataatgatgtttttatacaaaacgagataaaatgaaaatgtataattttttgatCGGTGtgtaaaaacttttattttaaagacACATTTTTCCATCTTATTACAGATATACTCCGAGTTGGTGGTCGATCATCTAACACTGAACGCAAACTTCCATGAAGTCATCCCGGAGCAATACGACGCCATCATCATTCCCGGTGGACGTTTCACGGAACTTTTGAGCACTGACGAGAAATGCGTCAGCATGGTGGCTCGATTTGCTGAGCTTGGGAAGATTATTCTCACGAGCTGCCACAGCCAGCTGCTGTTGGCGGCGGCGGGTATACTCGGCCGTGGAATGAAGTGCACGGCGTTCGAAAGCATGAAGCCTCTTATCGAGCTCTCAGGCGGCTCGTGGTGGCAACAGCCCGGTGTCCAAACCCTTTTTGACATTACCGATTGTGTCATGGACGGAAAATTTATTTCAACTTTGGGGTGGCCAACGCTTGGAAACACTCTCAGGGTTTTGTTAGAATCAATTGGCTCTAAGATTACTTGCTCCAAGGAGACTCAGCCTTCTTTGCTATTCTTGATCGGGGTAAGCTTCTTTTTATCATATGACTATTAATCTCTCTTTAGATTTTGTGGGAATCTCAAAGTTGACCCTGTTATTTTTGCACAATCTGGAATGGGAATATAAAAATTgatgaaataaacaaatttcTTGAGATGTCTAATTACAAGTTAAAAACTAGGAAAGTCAGTAATCAATAAATTATACTTTATCCATTTCAA comes from the Brassica napus cultivar Da-Ae chromosome A7, Da-Ae, whole genome shotgun sequence genome and includes:
- the LOC106352871 gene encoding DJ-1 protein homolog F, translated to MGSMAQKSVLMLCGEFMEAYETIVPLYFLQAFGVSVHCVSPGRKTGDKCVMAAHDLLGLEIYSELVVDHLTLNANFHEVIPEQYDAIIIPGGRFTELLSTDEKCVSMVARFAELGKIILTSCHSQLLLAAAGILGRGMKCTAFESMKPLIELSGGSWWQQPGVQTLFDITDCVMDGKFISTLGWPTLGNTLRVLLESIGSKITCSKETQPSLLFLIGDCVEDYSINVPFKAFQALGCKVDAVSPNKKKGDKCATIVHDLEEGRQLPTEKSSHNFYVTVAWEDVSVDDYDCIVVPGGRSPELLVMNDKAVGLIKKFVEKGKFVAAIGMGNWLLAATGALKKKRCASGYGTKVAVKVAGGQILESEQCVTDDKLVTAATTSDLPAFVHALSTALGLSVVF